A window of the Tunturibacter empetritectus genome harbors these coding sequences:
- a CDS encoding cytochrome c oxidase assembly protein, whose product MPPEYRAIFDEWSPPLFLTTALLLSVLLYTRGWYAIRKTRPALFPTWRLVCFNLGIATIWLAIASPMDGFADALLSAHMVEHLLLMSFVPPMLLLGYPQVPLLRGLPHALTVHLLAPFLRMKWLRTLGHFLTRPVVAWLAMNLTFLLWHIPAAYDFALEHEHWHEFEHICFLASSILFWWPLIRPWPTTARYPGWIMLPYLVLADIVNTALSAFLAFCDRPVYTYYLEHPNPFHIDPIADQRAGAVIMWVLGSLIFLVPAVFVTFRLLQQEKTRTS is encoded by the coding sequence ATGCCTCCTGAATACCGGGCCATCTTCGACGAATGGTCCCCTCCGCTCTTCCTCACCACGGCGCTCCTCCTCAGCGTCCTCCTCTACACACGCGGCTGGTACGCCATCCGCAAAACCAGGCCCGCACTCTTCCCCACCTGGCGCCTCGTCTGCTTCAACCTCGGCATCGCAACCATCTGGCTCGCCATCGCCTCCCCTATGGACGGCTTCGCCGACGCGCTCCTCAGCGCCCACATGGTCGAGCACCTCCTCCTCATGTCCTTCGTCCCCCCAATGCTCCTACTCGGCTACCCGCAAGTCCCACTCCTCCGAGGTCTCCCACACGCGCTCACCGTCCATCTACTCGCACCTTTCCTGCGCATGAAGTGGCTCCGCACCCTGGGCCACTTCCTCACCCGCCCCGTCGTAGCGTGGCTCGCAATGAACCTCACCTTCCTCCTCTGGCACATTCCCGCCGCCTACGACTTCGCTCTCGAGCACGAACACTGGCACGAGTTCGAGCACATCTGCTTCCTCGCCTCATCGATCCTCTTCTGGTGGCCGCTCATCCGCCCCTGGCCCACCACCGCGCGCTACCCCGGCTGGATCATGCTGCCTTATCTGGTCCTGGCAGACATCGTCAACACAGCACTCTCCGCCTTCCTCGCCTTCTGCGACCGCCCCGTCTACACCTACTACCTCGAGCACCCCAACCCCTTCCACATCGACCCCATCGCCGACCAGCGCGCAGGAGCCGTCATCATGTGGGTCCTCGGCTCGCTCATCTTCCTCGTCCCAGCCGTCTTCGTCACCTTCCGCCTCCTCCAACAAGAGAAGACCCGCACGTCATAG